In Acidimicrobiales bacterium, the following are encoded in one genomic region:
- a CDS encoding prepilin-type N-terminal cleavage/methylation domain-containing protein translates to MTRRAPRGEGGFTLPELLVTISIMSIIGAALTGAVFLGFRTTDATGARVARSSAIQALTAYFTEDVQRAESVGTTLTAEPSGPDECATAPAGRLVRLGWTEDNVPRAVVYALDPPTGTAHEVVRWSCRGNVAVPRVIGHLVHDEGSPLPLEVRCDGGPCPDAPGTPATVTLRIYTDPSSSPGAPVEFTVRRRTA, encoded by the coding sequence GTGACGCGCCGGGCGCCCCGCGGCGAGGGCGGGTTCACGCTGCCGGAGCTGCTGGTGACCATCTCGATCATGAGCATCATCGGGGCGGCGCTGACGGGCGCCGTGTTCCTCGGCTTCCGCACCACCGACGCCACCGGCGCCCGAGTGGCCCGTTCGTCGGCCATCCAGGCGCTCACCGCCTACTTCACCGAGGACGTCCAGCGGGCGGAGTCGGTGGGGACGACGCTGACGGCCGAGCCCTCCGGGCCCGACGAGTGCGCCACCGCCCCCGCCGGTCGGCTCGTCCGCCTCGGGTGGACCGAGGACAACGTCCCCCGGGCCGTCGTGTACGCCCTCGACCCGCCGACGGGCACCGCCCACGAGGTCGTGCGCTGGTCGTGCCGCGGCAACGTCGCCGTCCCCCGGGTGATCGGGCACCTCGTCCACGACGAGGGCTCGCCCCTGCCTCTCGAGGTGCGGTGCGACGGCGGCCCGTGCCCCGACGCCCCCGGGACGCCCGCCACCGTCACCCTGCGGATCTACACCGACCCGTCGTCGTCGCCGGGGGCACCGGTCGAGTTCACCGTCCGGCGGAGGACGGCGTGA
- a CDS encoding type II secretion system F family protein — MPRFKYVATDPDGEQLVGVVKGSSVEGVTDSLASQGIQVQTVQPESRSILQLELTPRKVKPVELANFSRQMAAFITAGLPLIEALAIIEEESPSKTLRKVVREVADSLRFGESFAEAMSAHADAFPPFYMAVLRSAEATGELDVVMRQLARYIERDMEAKRKIRSALAYPTLVFAMSLVTVGVLTVFVLPRFKVFFESFDAELPLATRMLIRATDWFSSSWVYLVLLVVAVVVGVIAALRTERGRMLRDRFLLRTPVLGDVVRFTVVERFCRVLTSMLEAGVPIPDALRLASTGSNNLVFERSLDVARREMLEGDGIARPIARTKLFPVTVTSMMRVGEETGTLDDQLEVVATYFESELQYKLKRLTNLFEPLAVVFVGIFVGFVAIALISAVYGIYNQVDIR, encoded by the coding sequence ATGCCCAGGTTCAAGTACGTCGCGACCGACCCGGACGGGGAGCAGCTCGTCGGCGTGGTGAAGGGCTCCAGCGTCGAGGGTGTCACCGACAGCCTGGCGAGCCAGGGCATCCAGGTCCAGACCGTCCAGCCCGAGAGCCGCTCGATACTCCAGCTGGAGCTGACCCCCAGAAAGGTCAAGCCCGTCGAGCTGGCCAACTTCTCGCGGCAGATGGCCGCGTTCATCACCGCCGGCCTCCCGCTGATCGAGGCGCTGGCGATCATCGAGGAGGAGTCCCCCAGCAAGACGCTGCGCAAGGTGGTGCGCGAGGTGGCCGACTCGCTGCGCTTCGGCGAGAGCTTCGCCGAGGCGATGAGCGCCCACGCCGACGCCTTCCCGCCCTTCTACATGGCGGTGCTGCGCTCGGCCGAGGCGACCGGCGAGCTGGACGTCGTCATGCGCCAGCTGGCGCGCTACATCGAGCGCGACATGGAGGCGAAGCGCAAGATCCGGTCGGCGCTGGCCTATCCGACGCTGGTGTTCGCCATGTCGCTCGTCACCGTCGGCGTCCTGACCGTGTTCGTCCTCCCCCGGTTCAAGGTCTTCTTCGAGTCCTTCGACGCCGAGCTGCCGCTCGCCACCCGCATGCTCATCCGCGCCACAGACTGGTTCTCGTCGTCGTGGGTCTACCTCGTGCTGCTCGTGGTGGCCGTGGTGGTGGGCGTCATCGCCGCCCTCCGCACCGAGCGCGGGCGCATGCTCCGGGACCGGTTCCTCCTGCGCACACCCGTCCTGGGCGACGTCGTGCGGTTCACCGTCGTCGAGCGCTTCTGCCGCGTCCTCACGTCGATGCTCGAGGCGGGCGTGCCCATCCCCGACGCGCTGCGGCTCGCCAGCACCGGCTCCAACAACCTGGTGTTCGAGCGCTCGCTGGACGTCGCCCGCCGGGAGATGCTCGAGGGCGACGGGATCGCCCGGCCCATCGCCCGCACCAAGCTGTTCCCGGTCACCGTCACCTCGATGATGCGCGTGGGGGAGGAGACGGGAACGCTCGACGACCAGCTCGAGGTCGTCGCCACGTACTTCGAGTCCGAGCTCCAGTACAAGCTGAAGAGGCTCACCAACCTCTTCGAGCCGCTCGCCGTGGTCTTCGTCGGCATCTTCGTCGGTTTCGTGGCCATCGCCCTCATCTCGGCCGTGTACGGCATCTACAACCAGGTCGACATCAGATGA
- a CDS encoding GspE/PulE family protein — protein MIRRRGAPPGEVAREGTGPVGGAGAGRDGNGNAPAPEEAPAPPPPPPPPTRKGPPLGERLVSRGLVTPAQLAEALLQQPLTGKRLGVLIVELGMVNERPVTEVLAEQLGLRLVDLGQEEPDPDAVRQLPEGLARSLNAIPIRTVDDRLEVAVADPIDPSVASELLTAVAPQPVSFAIAAPSDIRRAIEHTYRALSGVESLVEQFQAAEALRQVEVSSRVISEDAPVVHLVDLVITQAVRDRASDIHIEPQHDRLRIRFRIDGALHDVLALPAAMSAALVSRIKIMANMNIVERRRPQDGQMGRDVDGRPLDVRIATSPTIWGEKAVLRLLDRNRTLFRLDELGMPHVTYEQFAKLLRTPYGMVACAGPTGSGKTTTLYATLGEMHGAERNITTIEDPVEYVFSSINQIQINEQAGITFATGLRAILRQDPDIILVGEIRDAETARIAVESALTGHFVLSSIHATDACSALQRYLEMGIEPFLIASTVNGVVSQRLVRRICDQCRGPYEPSIEELAFFEEAGGRPPEKGFTQGRGCNFCARTGYLERVGVFELVRMTNTMKRLIIEGAPLDQMRAAAVADGTQTLLNGGVGLVEAGVTTIAEILSSIYVL, from the coding sequence GTGATACGCCGTCGGGGCGCGCCCCCCGGTGAGGTGGCCCGGGAAGGGACCGGGCCCGTCGGCGGGGCGGGAGCCGGACGCGACGGCAACGGCAACGCCCCGGCGCCCGAGGAGGCACCGGCACCGCCGCCGCCGCCCCCTCCGCCCACCCGCAAGGGCCCTCCCCTCGGCGAGCGGCTCGTCTCCCGCGGCCTGGTGACGCCCGCGCAGCTGGCCGAGGCGTTGCTCCAGCAGCCGCTGACGGGCAAGCGCCTCGGCGTGCTCATCGTCGAGCTGGGCATGGTCAACGAGCGCCCGGTCACCGAGGTGCTGGCCGAGCAGCTCGGGCTCCGGCTGGTGGACCTGGGCCAGGAGGAACCGGACCCCGACGCCGTGCGCCAGCTGCCGGAGGGCCTGGCCCGATCGCTCAACGCCATCCCGATCCGTACCGTCGACGACCGGCTGGAGGTCGCCGTCGCCGACCCGATCGACCCGAGCGTGGCGAGCGAGCTGCTCACCGCCGTCGCCCCGCAGCCGGTGAGCTTCGCCATCGCCGCGCCGTCGGACATCCGCCGCGCCATCGAGCACACCTACCGGGCCCTGTCGGGGGTCGAGTCCCTCGTCGAGCAGTTCCAGGCCGCCGAGGCGCTCCGCCAGGTCGAGGTGTCCTCCCGGGTGATCAGCGAGGACGCCCCGGTCGTCCACCTGGTCGACCTCGTCATCACCCAGGCGGTGCGGGACCGCGCCTCGGACATCCACATCGAGCCGCAGCACGACCGCCTGCGCATCCGGTTCCGGATCGACGGTGCGCTCCACGACGTCCTGGCGCTGCCCGCCGCCATGTCGGCCGCCCTGGTCAGCCGGATCAAGATCATGGCGAACATGAACATCGTCGAGCGCCGGCGCCCCCAGGACGGCCAGATGGGACGGGACGTGGACGGGCGGCCCCTGGACGTCCGCATCGCAACCAGCCCCACCATCTGGGGCGAGAAGGCGGTGCTCCGGCTCCTCGACCGGAACCGGACGCTGTTCCGCCTCGACGAGCTCGGCATGCCTCACGTGACGTACGAGCAGTTCGCCAAGCTCCTGCGCACGCCCTACGGCATGGTGGCGTGCGCGGGCCCCACCGGGAGCGGCAAGACCACCACGCTGTACGCCACCCTCGGTGAGATGCACGGCGCCGAGCGGAACATCACCACCATCGAGGACCCCGTCGAGTACGTCTTCTCGTCGATCAACCAGATCCAGATCAACGAGCAGGCGGGGATCACCTTCGCCACCGGGCTGCGGGCCATCCTGCGCCAGGACCCCGACATCATCCTGGTGGGCGAGATCCGGGACGCGGAGACGGCGCGCATCGCGGTGGAGTCGGCGCTCACCGGCCACTTCGTGCTGTCCTCGATCCACGCCACCGACGCCTGCTCGGCGCTCCAGCGCTACCTGGAGATGGGCATCGAGCCCTTCCTCATCGCCTCCACCGTCAACGGCGTGGTGAGCCAGCGCCTCGTGCGGCGCATCTGCGACCAGTGCCGCGGGCCGTACGAGCCGTCCATCGAGGAGCTGGCGTTCTTCGAGGAGGCGGGCGGGCGCCCGCCCGAGAAGGGCTTCACCCAGGGCCGCGGGTGCAACTTCTGCGCCCGCACCGGCTACCTCGAGCGCGTCGGCGTGTTCGAGCTGGTGCGCATGACCAACACCATGAAGCGGCTCATCATCGAAGGAGCCCCGTTGGACCAGATGCGGGCCGCCGCCGTGGCCGACGGGACCCAGACGCTGCTCAACGGCGGCGTCGGCCTGGTCGAGGCGGGCGTCACCACGATCGCCGAGATCCTCTCGAGCATCTACGTGCTGTAG
- a CDS encoding response regulator transcription factor: protein MDDESSVRQALELAFRSEGYEVRTEADGTALADVTRSFRPDVAIVDVRLPVGPDGYTMARMLREDDLPVMVLTAADSLENRLAAFEAGADDHLGKPFSTAELIARTHALLRRSGRLGPKVVEIGDVEVDDSNRSVTRGGEDLELTRTEYDLLMLLARHAGQILSKQQILMQLWGFDACDPNVIEVHVCALRRKLEAQGSRIIHTVRSVGYMLRV, encoded by the coding sequence GTGGACGACGAGAGCTCGGTTCGCCAAGCCCTCGAGCTGGCCTTCCGCAGCGAGGGCTACGAGGTCCGCACGGAGGCGGACGGCACCGCCCTGGCCGACGTCACCAGGTCGTTCAGACCGGACGTGGCGATCGTCGACGTGCGGCTCCCCGTCGGGCCCGACGGGTACACGATGGCCCGCATGCTGCGGGAGGACGACCTGCCCGTCATGGTCCTCACGGCGGCAGACAGCCTGGAGAACCGGCTGGCCGCCTTCGAGGCGGGCGCCGACGACCACCTGGGGAAGCCGTTCTCGACGGCGGAGCTCATCGCCCGCACCCACGCCCTGCTCCGGCGCTCCGGCCGGCTGGGCCCCAAGGTCGTCGAGATCGGCGACGTCGAGGTCGACGACTCGAACCGATCGGTCACCCGCGGCGGCGAGGACCTCGAGCTCACCCGCACCGAGTACGACCTGCTGATGCTCCTGGCCCGCCATGCCGGGCAGATCCTGTCCAAGCAGCAGATCCTCATGCAGCTGTGGGGCTTCGACGCCTGCGACCCCAACGTCATCGAGGTCCACGTGTGCGCGCTGCGCCGCAAGCTCGAGGCCCAGGGGTCGCGGATCATCCACACCGTCCGCAGCGTCGGCTACATGCTGCGAGTCTGA
- a CDS encoding PAS domain S-box protein, whose product MRTPSLGRRLVLAGVTVVAVLAVALDVLLFVALRSNLYAGLEDELDLAERIVASEVSRPAVTDLTERLDERGVRATVHDSGGRLLDTVGDPVGAGEAVLRRMVALPDGTTVDLVVSRQSADGTLRGLLALEAVVTPLVVALAFVLLRLISEYALEPLDRITEAARRTAGGTRGERLRPEPADTRLGQMASAYDSMLDALEQAVDDAEAAKAESDRLLERNRRILATAREAFVAVDEEDRIFDWNDQAQRMFGWAPEEVMGRPFAGTVTPAGPDTGAQPLAGFADEGADATGRVTSLVVLHRDGRRFPARMIAWTTGHRGTTTTSAFLWDATGEASAQEATARLAALVESADEAMLSTTPDGTILTWNAGAEAMYGYPAEEAVGRHVDLIVPPELRPALHRSLDAVRRGEPVQRGVTTRRCRNGELIDVAVTMSPVRDPDGSVAAVSSIDRDITEERWVARQLDDTLAALEQAAREARASEATTRRFLDDAAHQLRAPITNIQASAEVLARSGDKLAEDDREAMLGAVVRETARAGRLVAGLLRIARLDQGLALSKAPCDLVALCEVLADNLRNRAPTLKITVAADGDEPVGRPAVDAHAVSEIVSNLADNARRHAVSAVDLRLRRSDGWVEIEVADDGPGVPPAESSAIFERFVSLDGRGGSGLGLAIARELALAHGGDLAYDHGAFLVRLPAPRGTNGPDDLQGTFRSG is encoded by the coding sequence GTGCGGACGCCGTCCCTCGGTCGACGCCTCGTCCTGGCCGGGGTGACGGTGGTCGCCGTCCTCGCCGTGGCGCTCGACGTCCTGCTGTTCGTGGCGTTGCGCTCGAACCTCTACGCCGGCCTGGAGGACGAGCTCGACCTGGCGGAGCGGATCGTGGCGTCCGAGGTGTCGCGCCCCGCCGTCACCGACCTCACCGAACGCCTGGACGAGCGCGGCGTGCGGGCGACCGTCCACGACTCCGGCGGACGCCTCCTCGACACCGTCGGGGACCCGGTGGGAGCGGGCGAGGCCGTCCTCCGCAGGATGGTGGCGCTCCCCGACGGCACGACGGTCGACCTCGTGGTCTCGCGCCAGAGCGCCGACGGGACGTTGCGCGGCCTGCTGGCCCTGGAGGCGGTCGTCACACCGTTGGTCGTGGCGCTGGCATTCGTGCTCCTGCGACTCATCTCCGAGTACGCGCTCGAGCCGCTCGACCGCATCACGGAGGCGGCCCGCCGCACGGCCGGAGGAACCCGGGGCGAGCGGCTGCGGCCCGAGCCGGCCGACACCCGCCTCGGGCAGATGGCGTCCGCCTACGACTCCATGCTGGACGCCCTCGAGCAGGCCGTGGACGACGCCGAGGCGGCCAAGGCGGAGAGCGACCGGCTGCTCGAGCGCAACCGGAGGATCCTGGCCACGGCGCGGGAGGCCTTCGTGGCGGTGGACGAGGAGGACCGGATCTTCGACTGGAACGACCAGGCCCAGCGGATGTTCGGGTGGGCCCCGGAGGAGGTGATGGGCCGGCCGTTCGCGGGCACGGTCACGCCGGCCGGGCCGGACACGGGGGCGCAGCCCCTGGCCGGCTTCGCCGACGAGGGCGCCGACGCCACCGGCCGGGTGACGTCGCTGGTCGTCCTTCACCGCGACGGCCGCCGGTTCCCGGCCCGGATGATCGCGTGGACGACGGGCCATCGGGGCACGACGACCACGAGCGCGTTCTTGTGGGACGCCACCGGCGAGGCGAGCGCCCAGGAGGCCACGGCGCGGCTGGCGGCGCTCGTCGAGTCGGCCGACGAGGCCATGCTGAGCACCACGCCCGACGGGACCATCCTCACGTGGAACGCCGGCGCCGAGGCGATGTACGGCTACCCGGCGGAGGAGGCCGTCGGCCGCCACGTCGACCTCATCGTCCCGCCCGAGCTTCGCCCTGCGCTCCACCGGTCGCTCGACGCCGTCCGCCGCGGCGAGCCGGTCCAACGGGGTGTGACCACCCGGCGGTGCAGGAACGGCGAGCTCATCGACGTCGCCGTCACCATGTCGCCCGTCCGGGACCCCGACGGCAGCGTGGCGGCGGTCTCGTCCATCGACCGGGACATCACCGAGGAGCGGTGGGTGGCACGCCAGCTCGACGACACCCTGGCGGCGCTCGAGCAGGCGGCCCGCGAGGCGCGGGCGTCGGAGGCCACCACCCGGCGCTTCCTCGACGACGCCGCCCACCAGCTCCGGGCCCCCATCACCAACATCCAGGCGTCGGCCGAGGTGCTCGCCCGTTCGGGCGACAAGCTCGCCGAGGACGACCGGGAGGCGATGCTGGGCGCCGTGGTCCGCGAGACGGCGCGGGCGGGCCGGCTGGTCGCCGGCCTCCTCCGCATCGCGCGCCTCGACCAGGGGCTCGCCCTCTCGAAGGCGCCGTGCGACCTCGTCGCCCTCTGCGAGGTGCTGGCCGACAACCTCCGCAACCGGGCCCCCACCCTGAAGATCACGGTCGCAGCCGACGGCGACGAGCCGGTCGGCCGCCCGGCCGTGGACGCCCACGCCGTGTCGGAGATCGTCTCCAACCTCGCCGACAACGCCCGGCGCCACGCCGTCTCCGCCGTGGACCTGCGGCTGCGCCGCTCGGACGGGTGGGTCGAGATCGAGGTGGCGGACGACGGTCCCGGGGTCCCGCCCGCAGAGTCGTCGGCGATCTTCGAGAGGTTCGTCAGCCTCGACGGGAGGGGCGGCTCGGGCCTCGGGCTGGCGATCGCCCGCGAGCTCGCTCTCGCCCACGGCGGCGACCTGGCCTACGACCACGGCGCCTTCCTCGTCCGCCTGCCGGCGCCCAGGGGGACGAACG